The following proteins are encoded in a genomic region of Micromonospora olivasterospora:
- a CDS encoding MerR family transcriptional regulator, whose amino-acid sequence MSIGEVLAHLRVEFPDVTISKLRFLEAEGLVEPQRTAAGYRKYSWDDVARLRFVLTAQRDQYLPLRVIREQLAGWDASGDGPAPPRPALVAVGPGGEVPGRDASAEPADSAQLRLGRSDLIARSGVEESTLAELERLGLVVSDPPGWYDGDALIIARAVAGLAAYGFQPRHLRGYRTAADREVGLFAQLVAPLARQSDPAARARAAETARELVALSQQLHAALVRVGLRSTLGR is encoded by the coding sequence ATGAGCATCGGTGAGGTGCTGGCGCATCTGCGGGTGGAGTTTCCGGACGTCACGATCTCGAAGTTGCGGTTCCTGGAGGCCGAGGGGCTGGTGGAGCCGCAGCGGACGGCGGCGGGGTACCGGAAGTACAGCTGGGACGATGTGGCGCGGTTGCGGTTTGTGTTGACCGCGCAGCGGGACCAGTATCTGCCGTTGCGGGTGATCCGTGAGCAGCTTGCCGGTTGGGACGCGTCGGGTGACGGGCCGGCGCCGCCGCGGCCGGCGTTGGTGGCGGTGGGTCCGGGTGGTGAGGTGCCGGGCCGGGACGCGTCGGCGGAGCCGGCGGATTCGGCGCAGCTGCGGCTGGGGCGGTCGGATCTGATCGCGCGCAGTGGGGTCGAGGAGTCGACGCTGGCCGAGTTGGAGCGGCTGGGGTTGGTGGTGTCGGATCCGCCGGGTTGGTATGACGGGGATGCGTTGATCATCGCGCGGGCGGTGGCGGGTCTGGCGGCGTACGGGTTCCAGCCGCGGCATCTGCGGGGTTATCGGACGGCGGCGGATCGGGAGGTCGGTCTGTTCGCGCAGTTGGTGGCGCCGTTGGCGCGGCAGAGTGATCCGGCGGCGCGGGCGCGGGCGGCGGAGACGGCGCGTGAGTTGGTGGCGTTGTCGCAGCAGTTGCACGCGGCGTTGGTGCGGGTGGGGTTGCGGTCGACGTTGGGTCGGTGA
- a CDS encoding NAD-dependent protein deacetylase — MRQHGRVTEIDALARLLAAGGVVVLSGAGLSTESGIPDYRGPSGAARRHTPMTYQAFTGDPVARRRYWARSHLGWRTIARAAPNAGHRAVARLQRAGLVEAVITQNVDGLHTAAGSTSVVELHGRLDEVVCLDCGNLTSRQELDRRLREANPGFAAAAAAVNPDGDVELPDGAVAGFTTVDCTFCGTGMLKPDVVFFGETVPPARVARCFDLVDGARSLLVLGSSLTVMSGRRFVIRAARRGIPVAIVNQGATRGDGYAAVTVDAPLGRVLPAVVDRVAGAAAGAPA, encoded by the coding sequence CTGAGGCAGCATGGACGGGTGACGGAGATCGACGCGTTGGCCCGGCTGCTCGCCGCCGGTGGGGTCGTGGTGTTGTCCGGCGCCGGGCTGTCCACCGAGTCCGGCATTCCGGACTACCGGGGGCCGAGCGGCGCGGCCCGCCGGCACACTCCGATGACCTATCAGGCGTTCACCGGCGACCCGGTGGCCCGCCGCCGGTACTGGGCGCGTAGCCACCTGGGGTGGCGCACGATCGCCCGGGCCGCGCCGAACGCGGGGCACCGGGCGGTGGCCCGGCTGCAACGGGCGGGGCTGGTCGAGGCGGTGATCACCCAGAACGTCGACGGGCTGCACACCGCGGCCGGGTCGACGTCGGTGGTGGAGTTGCACGGCCGCCTCGACGAGGTGGTGTGCCTGGACTGCGGCAACCTCACCTCCCGGCAGGAGCTGGACCGGCGGCTGCGGGAGGCGAACCCGGGGTTCGCCGCCGCCGCCGCGGCGGTCAACCCCGACGGGGACGTGGAGCTGCCGGACGGGGCGGTGGCGGGGTTCACCACGGTCGACTGCACGTTCTGCGGCACGGGGATGCTGAAACCGGACGTGGTGTTCTTCGGTGAGACGGTGCCGCCCGCGCGGGTGGCGCGCTGTTTCGACCTGGTGGACGGGGCCCGGTCGCTGCTGGTGCTCGGGTCGTCGTTGACGGTGATGTCGGGGCGCCGGTTCGTGATCCGCGCGGCGCGGCGGGGCATTCCGGTGGCGATCGTCAACCAGGGTGCGACCCGCGGCGACGGGTACGCGGCCGTGACGGTGGACGCGCCGCTGGGGCGGGTCCTGCCGGCGGTGGTCGACCGGGTCGCCGGGGCGGCCGCCGGCGCGCCGGCGTAG
- a CDS encoding DivIVA domain-containing protein, translating to MSATPIRRYDGGQVASVQVRLTPDRVRRWEFSAASFTRRGYDPSDVDRFRMQVADELDMLATQVADLRAENGLLNDHLELHRHGVIPSSGVAAKLPAAKEVNLLSAAQREAEQIIAQAHDYARRVAEYARTQYESYVRAAAEEAKQEAERAVADYRSSAGASFDDSVATREALRIFGEMMVSHMQAAARHLDDGSEQLARTMERIAAEVGGAAPAGAAAAVGGGGVSAGGTPAGAPAGGTPVGAPVGGGRVRVALPPQHQQR from the coding sequence GTGAGCGCAACCCCGATCAGGAGGTATGACGGGGGTCAGGTCGCCAGCGTGCAGGTCCGGTTGACCCCGGACCGGGTGCGCCGGTGGGAGTTCAGCGCGGCGTCGTTCACCCGCCGCGGATACGATCCCAGCGACGTGGACCGGTTCCGGATGCAGGTGGCCGACGAGCTGGACATGCTGGCGACGCAGGTGGCGGACCTGCGGGCCGAGAACGGGCTGCTCAACGACCACCTGGAGCTGCACCGGCACGGGGTGATCCCGAGCAGCGGGGTGGCGGCGAAGCTGCCGGCGGCGAAGGAGGTCAACCTGCTGTCGGCGGCGCAGCGGGAGGCCGAGCAGATCATCGCCCAGGCGCATGACTACGCCCGGCGGGTGGCCGAGTACGCGCGGACGCAGTACGAGAGCTACGTGCGGGCGGCGGCGGAGGAGGCGAAGCAGGAGGCCGAGCGGGCGGTGGCGGACTACCGCAGCAGTGCCGGCGCGAGCTTCGACGACTCGGTGGCGACGCGGGAGGCGTTGCGGATCTTCGGCGAGATGATGGTCTCGCACATGCAGGCGGCGGCCCGGCATCTCGACGACGGTAGTGAGCAGCTGGCGCGGACCATGGAGCGGATTGCCGCGGAGGTGGGCGGGGCTGCCCCGGCGGGCGCCGCCGCGGCGGTTGGCGGCGGTGGCGTCTCGGCGGGTGGCACGCCGGCGGGTGCGCCCGCGGGTGGCACGCCGGTGGGTGCGCCGGTGGGTGGTGGCCGGGTGCGGGTGGCGTTGCCGCCCCAGCACCAGCAGCGCTGA
- a CDS encoding DUF5999 family protein produces MCQHQPTCPSAEATDREAARAIACFPEQGWSLLCNGVIVFEDTGELLPDGRTIAPHRGPARHALVA; encoded by the coding sequence ATGTGCCAGCATCAACCCACCTGCCCCTCCGCTGAAGCCACCGACAGGGAAGCCGCCAGAGCCATCGCCTGCTTCCCTGAGCAGGGCTGGAGCCTACTCTGCAACGGCGTCATCGTCTTCGAGGACACCGGCGAACTACTCCCCGACGGCCGGACCATCGCCCCCCACCGCGGCCCCGCCCGCCACGCCCTGGTCGCCTGA
- a CDS encoding erythromycin esterase family protein → MDIKDAARPLDGAGVSAFLRSLPARPLLLGLGEARHFVGELGELRNEIFRHLVEHEGYRSFAIESDCLMGLVVDDFVTTGAGTLGDVMERGFSHGFGASPANRELVRWMRAYNEEHDEKVRFFGFDGPLEYWAASPRQALTGLYALLDGPLPRTVVTRETLDTLLGPDDRWANEATAMDPSRSIGRSADAQRLRLIADDLVALLDTQAPLLSAEDRERAALYGRTATGLLRYHYWMADTSPARWARLSALRDAMMAANLRAVAGHGPALVFASNLHLQRNKSFMPFGEQVLQWWSAGAITATHLGDRFAFLASALGTVGDDAPPPDTVEGILSTLPWDHCLVDARRLAGAATKAVPRSSRDFAYFPLDPAHLDMIDGVVFLRQAVGLGSLG, encoded by the coding sequence ATGGATATCAAGGACGCGGCCCGGCCGCTCGACGGCGCGGGCGTCTCGGCATTCCTGCGGTCGCTTCCCGCCCGGCCCCTGCTGCTCGGCCTCGGCGAGGCCCGGCACTTCGTCGGGGAGTTGGGCGAGTTGCGCAACGAGATATTCCGACACCTGGTCGAGCACGAGGGCTACCGGTCGTTCGCCATCGAGAGCGACTGCCTCATGGGCCTCGTGGTGGACGACTTCGTCACGACGGGCGCGGGTACCCTCGGCGACGTCATGGAACGCGGCTTCAGCCACGGCTTCGGCGCGTCGCCGGCCAATCGGGAGCTCGTGCGCTGGATGCGCGCGTACAACGAGGAGCACGATGAGAAGGTCCGGTTCTTCGGGTTCGACGGCCCTCTGGAGTACTGGGCGGCGAGCCCGCGCCAGGCGCTCACCGGCCTCTACGCCCTCCTCGACGGTCCGCTCCCCCGCACGGTGGTGACCAGGGAAACCCTCGACACGCTGCTGGGCCCGGACGACCGGTGGGCGAACGAGGCCACGGCCATGGACCCGTCCCGGTCGATCGGCCGGTCCGCCGACGCCCAGCGGCTGCGTCTGATCGCCGACGACCTGGTGGCGCTGCTCGACACCCAGGCGCCGCTGCTGAGCGCGGAGGACCGGGAGCGGGCGGCACTGTACGGGCGTACCGCCACCGGCCTGCTGCGCTACCACTACTGGATGGCCGACACGTCCCCGGCCCGGTGGGCGCGGCTGTCGGCCCTGCGGGACGCGATGATGGCCGCCAACCTGCGTGCCGTCGCCGGGCACGGCCCGGCGCTGGTCTTCGCCAGCAACCTCCACCTGCAGCGGAACAAGAGCTTCATGCCGTTCGGCGAGCAGGTGCTGCAGTGGTGGAGCGCGGGGGCGATCACCGCGACCCACCTGGGTGACCGGTTCGCCTTCCTGGCCTCCGCCCTCGGCACGGTCGGCGACGACGCCCCGCCTCCGGACACCGTCGAGGGCATCCTGTCCACGCTTCCGTGGGATCACTGTCTCGTCGACGCCCGCCGCCTGGCCGGGGCGGCGACGAAGGCCGTACCGCGCAGTTCCCGCGACTTCGCCTATTTCCCGCTGGACCCGGCCCACCTCGACATGATCGACGGTGTCGTCTTCCTCCGGCAGGCGGTCGGGCTGGGTTCGCTGGGCTGA
- a CDS encoding globin domain-containing protein — protein MDAARLKQSWSQVAEFGDLVPLHFYSTLFLAYPETRQMFPSNMAGQRDRLVSALGHIVSHVDQVDSLVGFLHDLGGDHRKFAVRAEHYPAVGEALLATLRHFLGEAWTDELTQDWTAAYGLISQVMIDGAQAAEAVNPPWWVAEILGHERRSFDVAVLTLRPQYLLPFAPGQSIGVSHPAVRAWRYYSPANAPRSDGTLELHVRAAPGGAVSSRLVYGCAVSDQIHLAAPVGDRLTLWPAGTSDLLLLGSGTGWAPLKALVEQVAAEGSRRRVDLYVGARSPGEFYDNEAIEKLAAVYPWLAVTYVVGLDPQRPAESGHVVDRALADGDWRSRHVYICGSDEMVGHSVTTLARAGYHAGQLHHEGFGKHWYGPTWRTATAPDDSGGVR, from the coding sequence GTGGACGCGGCACGGCTGAAGCAGAGCTGGTCCCAGGTCGCCGAGTTCGGTGACCTGGTGCCGCTCCACTTCTATTCGACGTTGTTCCTGGCCTACCCCGAGACCCGGCAGATGTTCCCGTCGAACATGGCCGGGCAGCGGGACCGGCTGGTGTCCGCGTTGGGGCACATCGTGTCCCACGTGGACCAGGTGGACAGCCTGGTGGGGTTCCTGCATGACCTCGGGGGCGACCACCGCAAGTTCGCGGTGCGCGCCGAGCACTACCCGGCGGTCGGGGAGGCGCTGCTGGCGACGTTGCGGCATTTCCTCGGCGAGGCGTGGACCGACGAGCTGACGCAGGACTGGACGGCCGCGTACGGGCTGATCTCGCAGGTGATGATCGACGGGGCGCAGGCGGCCGAGGCGGTGAATCCGCCGTGGTGGGTGGCCGAGATCCTTGGGCACGAGCGGCGGTCGTTCGACGTGGCGGTGCTGACGCTGCGTCCGCAGTATCTGCTGCCGTTCGCACCGGGTCAGTCGATCGGGGTGTCCCATCCGGCGGTGCGCGCGTGGCGGTACTACTCGCCGGCGAACGCGCCGCGTTCGGATGGGACGTTGGAGCTGCACGTGCGCGCGGCGCCCGGTGGCGCCGTGTCGTCGCGGCTGGTGTACGGGTGCGCGGTGAGTGATCAGATCCACCTGGCCGCCCCGGTGGGGGACCGGTTGACGCTGTGGCCGGCCGGAACGTCCGATCTGCTGTTGTTGGGCAGCGGCACCGGCTGGGCTCCGCTGAAGGCGCTGGTGGAGCAGGTCGCGGCGGAGGGTTCGCGCCGCCGGGTCGACCTGTATGTGGGGGCCCGGTCGCCTGGCGAGTTCTACGACAACGAGGCGATCGAGAAGCTGGCAGCCGTGTATCCGTGGTTGGCGGTCACCTACGTGGTGGGGCTGGACCCTCAGCGGCCGGCGGAGTCCGGGCACGTGGTGGACCGGGCGCTGGCCGACGGGGACTGGCGGTCCCGGCACGTCTACATCTGCGGCTCGGACGAGATGGTCGGTCATTCGGTGACGACGTTGGCCCGGGCGGGTTACCACGCCGGTCAGCTGCACCATGAGGGTTTCGGCAAGCATTGGTACGGGCCGACGTGGCGGACCGCGACCGCCCCTGACGATTCCGGAGGTGTCCGGTGA
- a CDS encoding TioE family transcriptional regulator, with the protein MRPVDLAREHGLSTQAVRNYEDAGILPAAERTVHGYRTYTPLHAQALRAFLALAPGHGHRTATSVMQAVNRGATDDAFRLIDESHGQLLDDRRTLQAVDAALRDLAPVPQERGDTFIGPLARRLGIRPATLRTWERAGVVQPRRDPQTGYRVYSAADVRDARLAHQLRRGGYLLERIAPLLAQVRSAGGVAPLESALRDWQARLSARGRAMLTGAAHLDAYLRAREP; encoded by the coding sequence ATGAGGCCAGTGGACCTGGCGCGCGAGCACGGCCTGTCCACCCAGGCGGTCAGGAACTACGAGGACGCCGGCATCCTGCCCGCCGCCGAACGCACCGTCCACGGCTACCGCACCTACACGCCGCTGCACGCGCAAGCCCTGCGCGCGTTCCTCGCCCTCGCGCCCGGGCACGGTCACCGGACGGCCACGTCGGTCATGCAGGCGGTCAACCGGGGCGCCACCGACGACGCGTTTCGGCTCATCGACGAGAGCCACGGCCAGCTTCTCGACGACCGCCGCACCCTCCAGGCCGTCGACGCCGCGCTACGCGATCTGGCCCCCGTGCCGCAGGAACGCGGCGACACGTTCATCGGCCCCCTGGCGAGAAGGCTCGGCATCCGCCCCGCCACCCTGCGCACCTGGGAACGCGCCGGCGTGGTCCAACCGCGCCGCGACCCGCAGACGGGCTACCGCGTATACAGCGCGGCCGACGTACGGGACGCCCGCCTGGCCCACCAGCTCAGACGCGGCGGCTACCTGCTGGAGCGGATCGCCCCGCTGCTCGCCCAGGTCCGCTCCGCCGGAGGCGTCGCCCCGCTGGAGTCGGCCCTGCGCGACTGGCAGGCCCGCCTGTCCGCCCGGGGCCGCGCCATGCTCACCGGCGCCGCCCACCTCGACGCGTACCTGCGCGCCCGCGAACCCTGA
- a CDS encoding GNAT family N-acetyltransferase gives MSALCARLRARVDHVTLNVRADNTAAVRLYERLGFTRVADFTECGLRRRA, from the coding sequence GTGTCCGCGCTGTGCGCGCGGCTGCGTGCCCGCGTGGACCATGTGACGCTCAACGTGCGGGCGGACAACACCGCCGCGGTGCGCCTGTACGAGCGGCTCGGCTTCACGCGGGTGGCCGACTTCACCGAGTGCGGGCTGCGCCGCCGGGCGTGA
- the gcvP gene encoding aminomethyl-transferring glycine dehydrogenase, translating into MTAEQFAARHIGPDPQAERRMLQAVGYDSIDELMDAAIPEVIRWHGTLDLPEPASEHDALAELRALAARNTVAVSMIGLGYHGTHTPAVIRRNVLENPAWYTAYTPYQPEISQGRLEALLNFQTMVTDLTGLATANASMLDEGTAAAEAMTLARRASKSRSPVYVVDADTLPQTVAVIIGRAEPLGIDVRVLDLDVQELPADFFGLHLQYPGASGAVRDHGGLVAAAHAAGALVTVAADLLALTLLRPPGEVGADIAAGTTQRFGVPMGFGGPHAGYLAVRAGLERMLPGRLVGVSRDAAGDPAYRLALQTREQHIRREKATSNICTAQVLLAVMAGMYAVYHGPDGLREIAERTHRMAARLAGGLRDGGVEVVDVPFFDTITAVVPGRAAEVVAAAAQRHVNLRLVDADRVGISCDETTTQAHLDAVCAAFGVPAAHGETDTRLPEALRRTSDFLTHPVFRSHHSETAMLRYLRRLADFDYALDRGMIPLGSCTMKLNATTEMEPVSWAEFAHIHPFAPPAQTAGYRELIAQLEGWLAEVTGYDAVSVQPNAGSQGELAGLLAIRAYHRSRGEWHRDVCLIPSSAHGTNAASAVMAGMRVVVVGCDADGNVDLVDLDAKIDKHRDALAAIMVTYPSTHGVYETGIASLCAKVHDAGGQVYVDGANLNALVGFAKPGRFGADVSHLNLHKTFCIPHGGGGPGVGPVAVRAHLAPFLPGDPAGAPGEGGPAISAARYGSAGILPIPWAYLRMMGAAGLTRATGVAVLAANYVAARLREHFPVLYAGNKGLVAHECILDLRPLSKASGVSVDDVAKRLIDYGFHAPTMSFPVAGTLMVEPTESEDLAEVDRFCDAMIAIRGEIDKVASGEWPAGDNPLVNAPHTAAMVAADEWGHAYPRSVGAYPAGVDRAGRYWPPVRRIDGAYGDRNLVCSCPSPEAFEL; encoded by the coding sequence ATGACCGCAGAGCAGTTCGCCGCCCGTCACATCGGCCCCGACCCGCAGGCGGAGCGCCGCATGCTGCAGGCCGTCGGCTACGACTCGATCGACGAGCTGATGGACGCGGCGATCCCCGAGGTGATCCGCTGGCACGGCACCCTTGACCTGCCGGAGCCGGCCAGCGAGCACGACGCCCTGGCCGAGCTGCGGGCGCTGGCCGCCCGCAACACCGTCGCCGTGTCCATGATCGGCCTGGGGTATCACGGTACGCACACCCCGGCGGTGATCCGCCGTAACGTGCTGGAGAACCCGGCCTGGTACACGGCGTACACGCCGTACCAGCCGGAGATCAGCCAGGGCCGGCTGGAGGCGCTGCTGAACTTCCAGACGATGGTCACGGACCTGACGGGGCTGGCCACGGCGAACGCGTCGATGCTCGACGAGGGCACGGCGGCGGCGGAGGCGATGACCCTCGCCCGGCGGGCGTCGAAGAGCAGGAGCCCGGTGTACGTGGTCGACGCGGACACCCTCCCGCAGACCGTCGCGGTGATCATCGGCCGGGCGGAGCCGCTCGGCATCGACGTGCGGGTGCTCGACCTGGACGTGCAGGAGCTGCCGGCGGATTTCTTCGGCCTGCACCTGCAGTATCCGGGGGCGTCGGGGGCGGTACGCGACCACGGGGGTCTGGTCGCCGCCGCGCACGCCGCCGGGGCGCTGGTGACGGTGGCGGCGGACCTGCTGGCGTTGACGCTGCTGCGCCCGCCGGGGGAGGTCGGCGCCGACATCGCCGCGGGCACCACCCAACGGTTCGGGGTGCCGATGGGCTTCGGCGGCCCGCACGCCGGCTACCTGGCGGTGCGTGCCGGGCTGGAGCGGATGCTGCCGGGCCGGCTGGTGGGGGTGTCCCGCGACGCGGCCGGTGACCCGGCGTACCGGCTGGCGTTGCAGACCCGTGAGCAGCACATCCGGCGGGAGAAGGCGACCAGCAACATCTGCACCGCGCAGGTGCTGCTGGCGGTGATGGCCGGGATGTACGCCGTCTACCACGGCCCGGACGGGCTGCGTGAGATCGCCGAGCGCACGCACCGGATGGCGGCGCGGCTGGCCGGCGGCCTGCGTGACGGTGGCGTCGAGGTCGTCGACGTGCCGTTCTTCGACACGATCACCGCGGTGGTGCCGGGCCGGGCCGCCGAGGTGGTGGCCGCCGCCGCGCAGCGGCACGTCAATCTGCGGCTGGTCGACGCCGACCGGGTGGGGATCTCCTGCGACGAGACGACCACCCAGGCGCACCTGGACGCGGTGTGCGCCGCGTTCGGGGTGCCGGCCGCGCACGGGGAGACGGACACCCGGCTGCCGGAGGCGTTGCGGCGCACCAGTGACTTCCTGACCCATCCGGTGTTCCGCAGCCACCATTCGGAGACGGCGATGCTGCGGTACCTGCGGCGGCTGGCCGACTTCGACTACGCCCTGGACCGCGGCATGATCCCGTTGGGGTCGTGCACGATGAAGCTGAACGCCACCACCGAGATGGAGCCGGTGAGCTGGGCGGAGTTCGCCCACATCCACCCGTTCGCGCCGCCGGCGCAGACCGCCGGGTACCGGGAGCTGATCGCGCAGCTGGAGGGGTGGCTGGCGGAGGTGACCGGGTACGACGCGGTCAGCGTGCAGCCCAACGCGGGGTCGCAGGGGGAGTTGGCGGGGCTGCTGGCGATCCGCGCGTACCACCGTTCGCGGGGTGAGTGGCACCGGGACGTGTGCCTGATCCCGTCGTCGGCGCACGGCACGAACGCGGCGTCGGCGGTGATGGCGGGGATGCGGGTGGTCGTGGTGGGCTGCGACGCCGACGGCAACGTGGACCTGGTCGACCTCGACGCGAAGATCGACAAGCATCGGGACGCGCTCGCGGCGATCATGGTGACGTATCCGTCGACGCACGGGGTGTACGAGACGGGCATCGCGTCGCTGTGCGCGAAGGTCCACGACGCCGGTGGGCAGGTGTACGTCGACGGGGCGAATCTCAACGCGCTGGTCGGGTTCGCCAAGCCGGGCCGGTTCGGGGCGGACGTGTCGCACCTGAACCTGCACAAGACGTTCTGCATTCCGCACGGCGGCGGTGGGCCGGGGGTGGGCCCGGTGGCGGTGCGGGCGCACCTGGCGCCGTTCCTGCCGGGTGACCCGGCCGGTGCCCCGGGTGAGGGCGGGCCGGCGATCTCGGCGGCCCGTTACGGGTCGGCGGGGATCCTGCCGATTCCGTGGGCGTACCTGCGGATGATGGGGGCGGCGGGGCTGACCCGCGCGACGGGGGTGGCGGTGCTGGCCGCGAACTACGTGGCGGCGCGGTTGCGTGAGCATTTTCCGGTGCTGTACGCGGGCAACAAGGGCCTGGTGGCGCACGAGTGCATCCTGGACCTGCGTCCGCTGTCGAAGGCCAGCGGGGTGAGCGTGGACGACGTGGCGAAGCGGCTGATCGACTATGGTTTCCACGCGCCGACGATGTCGTTCCCGGTGGCGGGGACGCTGATGGTGGAGCCGACGGAGAGTGAGGACCTGGCCGAGGTGGACCGGTTCTGCGATGCGATGATCGCCATCCGGGGTGAAATCGACAAGGTGGCCTCGGGTGAGTGGCCGGCGGGGGACAATCCCCTGGTGAACGCGCCGCACACGGCGGCGATGGTGGCGGCCGACGAGTGGGGGCACGCGTACCCGCGGTCGGTGGGTGCGTACCCGGCGGGGGTGGATCGGGCGGGGCGGTACTGGCCGCCGGTGCGGCGTATCGACGGCGCGTACGGCGACCGGAACCTGGTGTGCTCGTGTCCGTCGCCGGAGGCGTTCGAGCTGTGA
- a CDS encoding MerR family transcriptional regulator — translation MHEPRDPDPGRQQHGAGGGPAGPATEGDGAVGYRGVTACHAVGITYRQLDYWARTSLVVPSVRDASGSGTSRLYSFRDLVVLKVVKRLLDAGVSLQNIRKAIEALRSRGVADLAGITLISDGTTVYECRSPEEVVDLLQGGQGVFGIAIGGAFKEIEGSLSHLPAEPAMGSVPQEEAADPVGDELAARRARRRAG, via the coding sequence ATGCACGAGCCGCGAGATCCCGATCCTGGTAGGCAGCAGCACGGGGCGGGGGGTGGGCCGGCGGGGCCGGCGACTGAGGGTGACGGCGCGGTGGGCTACCGGGGTGTGACGGCGTGCCACGCGGTGGGTATCACGTATCGGCAGTTGGACTACTGGGCGCGGACGTCGCTGGTGGTGCCGAGCGTGCGGGACGCGTCGGGTTCGGGGACGTCTCGGCTGTACTCGTTCCGTGACCTGGTGGTGTTGAAGGTCGTGAAGCGTCTGTTGGACGCCGGGGTGTCGTTGCAGAACATCCGTAAGGCGATCGAGGCGTTGCGGTCGCGTGGGGTTGCCGATCTGGCGGGCATCACGTTGATCTCGGACGGGACGACGGTGTACGAGTGCCGGTCGCCGGAGGAGGTGGTCGACCTGTTGCAGGGCGGCCAGGGCGTGTTCGGCATCGCGATCGGCGGGGCGTTCAAGGAGATCGAGGGTTCGCTGTCGCATCTGCCTGCGGAGCCGGCGATGGGGTCGGTGCCGCAGGAGGAGGCGGCGGATCCGGTGGGCGACGAGTTGGCGGCGCGCCGGGCACGTCGGCGCGCGGGTTGA
- a CDS encoding bifunctional nuclease family protein → MRELSVVGVRVELPSNQPIVLLREVEGDRYLPIWIGAVEATAIAYEQQGVKPARPLTHDLLRDVLAALQAPLRAVEITELKENVFYADLLIGDGVRVSARPSDSIALALRVGAPIRCAEQVLSEAGIVIPDEQEDEVEKFREFLEQVRPEDFAG, encoded by the coding sequence GTGCGCGAGCTGAGCGTGGTCGGGGTTCGGGTGGAGCTGCCCAGCAACCAGCCGATCGTCCTGCTGCGGGAGGTCGAGGGGGACCGCTATCTGCCGATCTGGATCGGCGCGGTCGAGGCGACGGCGATCGCTTACGAGCAGCAGGGGGTCAAGCCGGCCCGGCCGTTGACGCATGATCTTCTGCGGGACGTGTTGGCGGCGTTGCAGGCGCCGTTGCGGGCGGTGGAGATCACCGAGTTGAAGGAGAACGTCTTCTACGCCGATCTGTTGATCGGTGATGGGGTGCGGGTGTCGGCGCGGCCGAGCGATTCGATCGCGTTGGCGTTGCGGGTCGGGGCGCCGATTCGTTGTGCCGAGCAGGTCCTCAGTGAGGCGGGGATCGTGATCCCGGACGAGCAGGAGGACGAGGTGGAGAAGTTCCGGGAGTTCCTGGAGCAGGTGCGCCCGGAGGATTTCGCGGGCTGA
- the def gene encoding peptide deformylase gives MTMRPIRIIGDPVLRTACEPVTSFDTELRALVADLMDTLLGAPGRAGVAAPQIGVPVQVFVYDADGHRGHMVNPTLELSDEPQDDDEGCLSIPGLYFPTRRAMHATARGIDQHGEPLTISGSGFLARALQHETDHLAGRLYVDTLRGDVRRRALREIRAGRFDSPRRRA, from the coding sequence ATGACGATGCGGCCCATCCGGATCATCGGCGACCCGGTGCTGCGCACCGCCTGCGAGCCGGTGACCAGCTTCGACACCGAACTGCGCGCCCTGGTCGCCGACCTGATGGACACCCTGCTCGGCGCCCCCGGCCGCGCCGGCGTCGCCGCCCCGCAGATCGGCGTGCCGGTCCAGGTGTTCGTCTACGACGCCGACGGCCACCGCGGACACATGGTCAACCCGACCCTGGAGCTGTCCGACGAACCGCAGGACGACGACGAGGGCTGCCTGTCGATCCCCGGCCTGTACTTCCCGACCCGCCGCGCCATGCACGCCACCGCCCGCGGCATCGACCAGCACGGCGAACCGCTGACGATCTCCGGCAGCGGGTTCCTGGCCCGCGCCCTGCAACACGAGACCGACCACCTCGCCGGCCGCCTCTACGTCGACACCCTGCGCGGGGACGTCCGGCGCCGGGCGCTGCGGGAGATCCGCGCCGGCCGCTTCGACTCGCCCCGCCGCCGGGCCTGA
- a CDS encoding group I truncated hemoglobin, producing MTVIEETAPSHYERIGGASSVKAAVALFYDKVLADPELAGYFADLNMAEQRRHLALMLTVVLGGPNEYDGRELAEAHQPLNIPVAHYLKVGEHLTATLTELGVPGDIIGDVQVVLEKVQDQVVAQGRGTGV from the coding sequence GTGACGGTTATCGAAGAGACCGCGCCATCGCACTACGAGCGGATTGGCGGTGCCAGTTCGGTCAAGGCCGCGGTGGCCCTGTTCTACGACAAGGTGCTCGCCGATCCGGAGCTGGCTGGCTACTTCGCCGACCTCAACATGGCCGAGCAGCGGCGGCACCTGGCGTTGATGCTGACTGTGGTGCTCGGCGGGCCGAACGAGTACGACGGCCGGGAGCTTGCCGAGGCACACCAGCCGTTGAACATCCCGGTGGCGCATTACCTCAAGGTCGGTGAGCACCTGACGGCGACGCTGACGGAGCTGGGTGTGCCGGGGGACATCATCGGTGACGTGCAGGTCGTCCTGGAGAAGGTGCAGGACCAGGTGGTGGCCCAGGGACGCGGAACGGGCGTCTGA